The following are encoded in a window of Arthrobacter woluwensis genomic DNA:
- a CDS encoding Na+/H+ antiporter subunit A — translation MTLVLCSLFALAAVAPLIFKRLGRNAFYLLAAAPAAAFVWLLFQYPAAYGAGLVEHFDWIPQLQLDLTFRMDPLSWVMCLLVLGVGSLVLAYCARYFKADDADLGSFGAQLLAFAGAMFGLVTSDDLILMFVFWELTTILSYLLIGYARARLSARRSALTALIVTTAGGLTMLIGLLMMAQITGTSRVSTLLERAPALLTGANRDGAAAAALGVAVVLVLVGAITKSALFPFHFWLPGAMAAPTPVSAYLHAAAMVKAGIYLVARLAPGFSQADTWLPVVLGLGLITMLVGGYRALRQTDIKLILAYGTVSQLGFLTMVVGLGTPEAGLAGLALLLAHGLFKAALFLVVGIIDHQTGTRDVRKLSGVFRSSRALGVVAVLAAASMAGIPPLAGFVAKESVFTAFVDWATGETSTAPGPWGPVVLIGIVVGSILTFAYSARFIWGAFSTKPGVPPTPFKPIRFSFLASPAILAALSLVYGLWPVPVDSWVQPYAALFQETEEHIEEAASAGHLELWHGFTAALGLTAVTFLVGTLLVVARERVTRFQAAMPKVPEADRVYQHVIGGLDDTAVWVTGRTQRGSLFFYLVVILAVAVIMPSVTLLWHGQAVPSNLYWIDPGSPFQWLIGLAIVIGAFGAVRADKRFMAVLFVSVTGYGMALIFALQGAPDLALTQMLVETVALVAFVLAMRRLPPELRDRTGGHFRVIRVILGLAFGAAMVVFALFATDSRVATPISLDFPKLAYEQGGGLNVVNVTLVDLRAWDTFGEISVLALAATGVASLIFVRNIGNSLGRSAGVETGSVGRVRVQAEGSAEAAALATARKFGAPPRAKTGVALRNPWIVAGRTLAPERRSILFEVVTRLIFHTMVVLSVYLLFAGHNLPGGGFAGGLMAGMALTIRYLAGGRFELAEALRMSPGLVLGIGLALAAVSGLAPLLLGGNVFQSAIVHFSLPVVGDVKFVTSTFFDIGVYLVVIGLVLDVLRGFGAQIDVELEEESEVAAR, via the coding sequence GTGACCCTAGTCCTCTGTTCCCTTTTCGCGCTTGCCGCGGTGGCTCCGCTGATCTTCAAGCGCCTGGGGCGGAACGCCTTCTACCTCCTGGCCGCGGCCCCTGCCGCCGCCTTCGTCTGGCTGCTCTTCCAGTACCCCGCCGCCTACGGCGCAGGCCTCGTGGAGCACTTCGACTGGATCCCGCAGCTCCAGCTGGACCTGACCTTCCGCATGGATCCGCTGTCCTGGGTGATGTGCCTCCTGGTCCTCGGCGTGGGATCGCTCGTGCTCGCGTACTGCGCCCGCTACTTCAAAGCGGACGACGCCGATCTGGGCAGTTTCGGCGCCCAGCTCCTGGCCTTCGCGGGCGCCATGTTCGGGCTGGTCACCTCGGATGATCTCATCCTCATGTTCGTGTTCTGGGAACTGACCACGATCCTGTCCTACCTCCTGATCGGGTACGCCCGGGCCCGCCTGTCCGCCCGGCGCTCCGCCCTCACGGCCCTGATCGTCACCACCGCCGGCGGTCTGACCATGCTGATCGGCCTCCTCATGATGGCCCAGATCACCGGGACCAGCCGCGTCTCGACCCTCCTGGAGCGCGCCCCGGCCCTGCTGACGGGCGCGAACCGCGACGGCGCCGCGGCCGCCGCGCTGGGCGTCGCCGTCGTGCTGGTGCTGGTCGGCGCGATCACCAAGAGCGCGCTCTTCCCGTTCCACTTCTGGCTGCCCGGCGCGATGGCCGCGCCGACCCCGGTGAGCGCGTACCTCCATGCCGCGGCCATGGTGAAGGCCGGCATCTACCTCGTGGCGCGCCTGGCACCCGGGTTCTCGCAGGCCGACACCTGGCTTCCCGTGGTCCTCGGCCTGGGCCTGATCACCATGCTGGTGGGCGGGTACCGGGCGCTCCGCCAGACGGACATCAAGCTCATCCTGGCGTACGGCACAGTGTCGCAGCTCGGCTTCCTGACGATGGTGGTGGGCCTCGGCACCCCCGAAGCTGGACTCGCAGGCCTCGCCCTGCTCCTCGCGCACGGCCTCTTCAAGGCCGCGCTGTTCCTGGTCGTGGGCATCATCGACCATCAGACGGGCACGCGCGACGTCCGCAAGCTCTCCGGGGTGTTCCGCTCCTCCCGGGCGCTCGGCGTCGTGGCCGTCCTGGCCGCGGCCTCCATGGCCGGCATCCCGCCGCTCGCCGGATTTGTGGCCAAGGAGAGCGTGTTCACGGCGTTCGTCGACTGGGCCACGGGTGAGACGTCGACGGCGCCGGGGCCCTGGGGCCCGGTGGTGCTGATCGGCATCGTGGTGGGATCTATACTCACGTTCGCATATTCCGCTCGGTTCATATGGGGGGCTTTCTCGACGAAGCCGGGCGTGCCGCCCACGCCGTTCAAGCCGATCCGCTTCTCCTTCCTCGCGTCGCCCGCGATCCTGGCCGCGCTCAGCCTCGTCTACGGCCTGTGGCCGGTGCCGGTGGATTCGTGGGTCCAGCCGTACGCGGCGCTCTTCCAGGAGACCGAGGAGCACATCGAGGAGGCGGCCTCCGCCGGCCACCTCGAGCTGTGGCACGGCTTCACGGCCGCGCTCGGCCTGACCGCCGTCACGTTCCTGGTCGGCACCCTGCTGGTGGTCGCGCGGGAGCGGGTCACCCGCTTCCAGGCAGCGATGCCGAAGGTCCCCGAGGCGGACCGGGTGTACCAGCACGTCATCGGCGGACTCGATGACACCGCTGTCTGGGTCACGGGCCGCACGCAGCGCGGTTCCCTGTTCTTCTACCTCGTGGTGATCCTCGCCGTCGCGGTGATCATGCCGTCCGTCACCCTGCTCTGGCACGGCCAGGCGGTGCCGTCCAATCTGTACTGGATCGACCCCGGCTCCCCGTTCCAGTGGCTCATCGGCCTGGCGATCGTGATCGGCGCCTTCGGCGCGGTCCGCGCCGACAAGCGCTTCATGGCCGTCCTGTTCGTCTCCGTGACGGGCTATGGCATGGCGCTGATCTTCGCCTTGCAGGGAGCTCCCGACCTCGCGCTGACCCAGATGCTCGTGGAGACGGTGGCCCTGGTGGCCTTCGTCCTGGCCATGCGCCGGCTTCCGCCGGAACTCCGGGACCGCACGGGCGGTCACTTCCGGGTGATCCGCGTGATCCTGGGCCTGGCCTTCGGCGCCGCCATGGTGGTGTTCGCGCTCTTCGCCACGGATTCCCGGGTGGCGACGCCCATCTCGCTCGACTTCCCGAAGCTCGCCTACGAACAGGGCGGCGGACTCAACGTGGTCAACGTGACGCTCGTGGACCTGCGCGCCTGGGACACCTTCGGCGAGATCTCGGTGCTGGCGCTGGCCGCAACCGGCGTCGCCAGCCTGATCTTCGTCCGGAACATCGGCAACAGCCTCGGCCGCAGCGCCGGGGTGGAGACGGGCAGTGTCGGGCGGGTGCGCGTCCAGGCGGAAGGCTCCGCGGAGGCCGCGGCGCTGGCCACGGCCCGGAAGTTCGGGGCGCCGCCCCGCGCCAAGACCGGCGTGGCCCTGCGGAACCCGTGGATCGTGGCGGGCCGGACCCTGGCGCCGGAACGCCGCTCCATCCTGTTCGAGGTGGTCACGCGGCTCATCTTCCACACCATGGTGGTGCTCTCCGTGTATCTGCTGTTCGCGGGGCACAATCTCCCGGGCGGCGGGTTCGCCGGCGGCCTGATGGCCGGCATGGCCCTGACCATCCGGTACCTGGCGGGCGGTCGCTTCGAGCTCGCGGAGGCTCTCCGGATGAGTCCGGGTCTCGTGCTCGGCATCGGCCTCGCGCTGGCCGCCGTGTCAGGGCTCGCCCCGCTTCTGCTGGGCGGGAACGTGTTCCAGAGCGCCATCGTCCACTTCAGCCTGCCCGTGGTGGGCGACGTGAAATTCGTGACGAGCACCTTCTTCGACATCGGGGTGTATCTCGTGGTCATCGGCCTGGTGCTGGACGTGCTGAGGGGCTTCGGCGCCCAGATCGATGTCGAACTCGAGGAGGAAAGCGAGGTGGCGGCACGATGA
- a CDS encoding Na+/H+ antiporter subunit D gives MSVNLAYLAPLAVLLPILGAAVAFTLVRHPRAQRTVSVSVLSLTLLLECFLLASSWDGGTTAVRLGHWFPPFGIVMVVDAFSSLMLVVSSAVSLCVLLYASAQGASESGYDGPVSIFHPSYLILIAGVSNAFLSGDLFNLYVGFEILLTASYVLMTLGGTEARIRAGVTYVVVSVVSSLLFLIAIGMIYAATGTVNMADLAVKLAQLDPGIQTLLHVMLLVAFGIKAAVFPLSFWLPDSYPTAPAPVTAVFAGLLTKVGVYAMVRTETLLFPGDTLNQPLMVVALLTMVVGILGAVAQNDIKRLLSFTLVSHIGYMVFGLALSSTAGLGAAVFYVAHHITIQTSLFLVAGLVELRAGSSSLDRLGGLGKLSPLLAVLFFIPAMNLAGIPPFSGFLGKLGLLQAGVAQGTVLAVILVVGGVFASLLTLLAIARVWNRAFWRTTDDAEDPEPELLTTGAAARRLMPRGMVAPTAALVVLGVALTVFAGPLFGLADRSAAQMLDRSSYIHAVLGPDVAVPPLEAPPSSAESPATDSPSADTSGGAR, from the coding sequence ATGAGTGTCAATCTCGCGTACCTGGCCCCCTTGGCCGTTCTGCTGCCGATCCTGGGCGCGGCCGTGGCGTTCACGCTCGTCCGGCACCCTCGGGCGCAGCGCACCGTCAGCGTCTCGGTCCTCTCCCTGACGCTGCTCCTCGAGTGCTTCCTCCTGGCCTCCAGCTGGGACGGTGGCACCACGGCCGTGCGGCTGGGGCACTGGTTCCCGCCGTTCGGCATCGTCATGGTGGTGGACGCGTTCTCGTCGCTGATGCTCGTGGTCTCCTCGGCCGTGAGCCTCTGCGTGCTCCTGTACGCCTCGGCTCAGGGCGCCAGTGAATCCGGTTACGACGGCCCGGTGTCGATCTTCCACCCGAGCTACCTGATCCTGATCGCGGGCGTGTCCAACGCGTTCCTCTCGGGCGATCTGTTCAACCTCTACGTGGGCTTCGAAATCCTGCTCACCGCGAGTTACGTGCTCATGACCCTTGGCGGGACCGAGGCGCGCATCCGGGCCGGCGTCACCTACGTGGTGGTGTCCGTGGTGTCCTCGCTCCTCTTCCTGATCGCGATCGGGATGATCTACGCGGCCACCGGAACCGTCAACATGGCGGACCTGGCCGTGAAGCTCGCGCAGCTCGACCCCGGCATACAGACTTTGCTGCACGTCATGCTGCTCGTGGCGTTCGGCATCAAGGCGGCTGTGTTCCCGCTGTCCTTCTGGCTCCCCGACTCGTATCCGACGGCCCCTGCGCCGGTCACCGCGGTGTTCGCGGGCCTGCTCACGAAGGTCGGCGTCTACGCGATGGTCAGGACCGAGACGCTCCTGTTCCCGGGCGACACCCTCAACCAGCCCCTCATGGTGGTCGCGCTGCTGACCATGGTGGTCGGCATCCTGGGCGCGGTCGCGCAGAACGACATCAAACGTCTCCTGTCCTTCACCCTCGTCTCCCACATCGGGTACATGGTGTTCGGGCTGGCCCTGAGCTCCACCGCGGGGCTGGGCGCCGCCGTCTTCTACGTGGCGCACCACATCACCATCCAGACCTCGCTCTTCCTGGTGGCGGGGCTGGTGGAACTCCGGGCGGGCAGCTCATCCCTCGACCGCCTCGGCGGTCTGGGCAAGCTGTCCCCACTCCTGGCCGTGCTCTTCTTCATCCCGGCGATGAACCTGGCCGGCATCCCGCCGTTCTCCGGCTTCCTGGGCAAGCTGGGCCTGCTTCAGGCGGGCGTCGCGCAGGGGACCGTGCTCGCCGTGATCCTCGTGGTGGGTGGCGTCTTCGCCTCGCTGCTGACACTGCTGGCGATCGCCCGCGTGTGGAACCGCGCCTTCTGGCGCACGACCGACGACGCCGAGGACCCGGAGCCCGAGCTCCTCACCACGGGCGCTGCGGCACGGCGCCTCATGCCGCGCGGTATGGTCGCCCCGACGGCGGCACTCGTGGTCCTGGGGGTGGCCCTGACGGTGTTCGCCGGTCCGCTCTTCGGGCTCGCGGACCGCTCCGCCGCCCAGATGCTGGACCGCAGTTCCTACATCCACGCGGTGCTCGGCCCGGACGTGGCGGTGCCGCCCCTGGAGGCGCCGCCGTCGTCCGCCGAGTCCCCGGCCACTGACAGCCCATCCGCTGACACCTCGGGAGGTGCACGATGA
- a CDS encoding Na+/H+ antiporter subunit E, which yields MSLHRRKIRFLQELPLLIWLMLVWAMLWQDFSPGTLLFGALLAIAVTRVFYLPPVQLSGRFNVFHAIAFGIEVLARMAWASLQVSLVAVFQGPNVRNAVLSVPLRSHSDLILTAVGHVSSWIPGSMVVEVDRSTSTLYLHALDVHTEADAEKVRAGVRRIEAKLIEVMGSREELKRLRAERTGEVTA from the coding sequence ATGAGTCTCCACCGCCGCAAGATCCGCTTCCTGCAGGAGCTGCCCCTGCTCATCTGGCTGATGCTGGTGTGGGCCATGCTCTGGCAGGACTTCAGCCCCGGGACGCTGCTCTTCGGGGCGCTCCTGGCCATCGCCGTGACGCGGGTGTTCTACCTGCCGCCGGTGCAGCTGAGCGGTCGCTTCAACGTGTTCCACGCGATCGCGTTCGGCATCGAGGTGCTGGCACGCATGGCGTGGGCGTCCCTCCAGGTCAGCCTGGTGGCGGTCTTCCAGGGTCCGAACGTGCGGAACGCGGTGCTGAGCGTGCCGCTGCGCAGCCACTCGGACCTCATCCTGACCGCGGTGGGACACGTCAGCTCCTGGATCCCCGGGTCCATGGTGGTGGAGGTCGACCGCTCCACGTCGACCCTGTACCTGCACGCGCTGGACGTGCACACCGAGGCCGACGCCGAGAAGGTGCGCGCCGGGGTGCGGCGCATCGAGGCGAAGCTCATCGAGGTCATGGGCTCGCGCGAGGAACTGAAACGACTGCGGGCCGAACGGACCGGGGAGGTGACGGCATGA
- a CDS encoding monovalent cation/H+ antiporter complex subunit F, which yields MINPVFVTVAVVALGLASAAAIYRIAKGPSLLDRVLATDVLLSIVITALCIDMAVHRHLNNLILVISLTVVGFIGSVTVARFVQDRREEPRDDR from the coding sequence ATGATCAACCCGGTCTTCGTGACGGTGGCCGTCGTGGCGCTGGGGCTCGCCTCCGCCGCGGCCATCTACCGCATCGCCAAGGGCCCGTCCCTGCTGGACCGCGTGCTCGCCACGGATGTGCTGCTGAGCATCGTGATCACCGCCCTGTGCATCGACATGGCCGTGCACCGGCACCTGAACAATCTGATCCTGGTGATCTCGCTGACCGTGGTGGGCTTCATCGGTTCCGTGACCGTCGCACGCTTCGTGCAGGACCGCCGTGAGGAGCCCCGCGATGACCGCTGA
- the mnhG gene encoding monovalent cation/H(+) antiporter subunit G: MTADGNSIDWNSVVDILSGVALTFGALLSLGAAVGMVRFPDLMSRMHAASKPQVLGLLLVLVALGLQMRSWVVWPVLLLAWLFQLLTVPISAHMVSRAGYRTKHRHPELLTEDDLAAVVSQAAEERKTQD, encoded by the coding sequence ATGACCGCTGACGGGAACAGCATCGACTGGAACAGCGTGGTCGACATCCTGAGTGGTGTGGCCCTGACCTTCGGCGCGCTGCTGAGCCTGGGCGCCGCCGTGGGCATGGTCCGCTTCCCGGACCTCATGAGCCGCATGCACGCCGCCAGCAAGCCGCAGGTCCTGGGTCTGCTGCTCGTCCTCGTGGCACTGGGGCTCCAGATGAGGAGCTGGGTGGTCTGGCCCGTGCTCCTGCTCGCCTGGCTCTTCCAGCTGCTGACGGTGCCGATCTCGGCTCACATGGTCAGCCGTGCCGGCTACCGCACCAAGCACCGTCACCCGGAGCTGCTGACGGAGGACGATCTCGCCGCCGTCGTGTCCCAGGCCGCGGAGGAGCGGAAGACGCAGGACTGA